The sequence GCACTTTCATTTTGTAgtcatccttttttttctttttttttccacactCCATTTTGTCTTGTCTTGGTTTCTTCTGTGTACTGACATCTTcttctgagatttctcttttGCCTAATCTCCTCATATACTGCTACCTGTGCTGATCCATCTCTAGTTCTTATGTTCATGTGATGATCTCTTCTCTATGATGATCTCCTCATTATGCTAATCTATTTCGCTCATGGTTTTATATTTGGATACAGGTGATGCATGTGGTAAAGGAGCAGATTTCTCGTACCCTTGGTCATGCACCAACATCTTTGGACTTTTTTCGAACAAAAATATCATCTCTTAATTATAGTGAGATTCTTCGCAGACGTCAAGAAGAGAGACTGATCCAGGATGAAGCCCTCTCCCCACCTGTCATGTAAGAAACACCAACACATCCATCAGAAAGGCCCATAAATAGCAGTGGTTATTTAGAGTCTGGACACTAGGAATTGGATCAGAGGAGGGGGTTATTCTATTACAATGACTAAAAGGGAATATCGGTCTGGTCTTCTGTCTGGTTCTTACTGCAACCTGTAAAGTGAGCCACACACTGTAATTTCTGAATGTGTGCACACTTGGGTCACTTACTATGATGGTTCTTAGAGAAATGACATTCGCTACCTAGGATCTGAACATACAGGCAAGCAGTAGGAGCAACCTGCCAGAAAACACCCCTGAATCCCCTGATCACCTCTATTTCAAGTAATAGCTGTAATTTCAGCTTCTTCATAGACTATCACTTCATTGCGTATATGTTTAGGAACTATGTAATTCTATTTTAACTAGCATAGATGTGTGTAATAAGAAAATGAAGACAACATGTATTCCCTTTGATAATAATGTGTATAGAAGATGATTTGTGATCCTTGTGATATATAATAAAGCCTGTTAGTTCCCTAAATGTGACATTATTTATGTATAAGTACAGATCAGGTGTTCAGGTAACATTCGCAAGGAGCAAAGGTTGGTGTACAATttctgtgtacatatatatatatatatatatatatatatatattagctaaacacaataaacaaacaataacacaATAATTGTACAGAAATACATCAGACATAGAACTGCATCTGAGCTGACTAATATCTAACCTTCTTGTCTAGGGAACTGAGAAAGCAGCTACAGCCAGAGCTCCTGAGCCTGATCAAACAACAGAGGCTTCACTACCTGTGTGAGGGAACGAAGTTCCGGAAGATCAGCAGTCGCCGTAGACAGGATAGCATGACGCAGGGCAATTCACTTCTTTCCCCAGAAATGCATCTCAGCTTCTAAGCTTTAGCACTTGTGCAAATAGCTGTATAGCAACTCTTTTATAAGGGTTCTATAAAGGTGCATGTAGCCTACTCTGCCCCAATATGCCTTTGATGTTCATGAGCCACTAGTTGTGTAGGGTTAGTAAGATTAATGATTTTCTCCTTCCAGATAAATTGTGGTTTTGTCGTCTTTCCCCAAACCACAAAGTCCTGCACTTTGGAGACCTGGAAGACAACATAGACAACCCGCCAATTGAAATGCTTGCACAAAAAAGTAAGTAGaacttgcagattttttttttataacacttgGAGAGTTCACTGAAAATACAGGTCACTAGTCTGTAAGAAGAAACAGCTCAGATTGTGTTAACAAAAGGTTTTTTCATCattcatttttttcaatttccgtaTTTTAGTTTCAGTTGCTGATATAAAATATGTGTTAACGGGAAAGGATTGTCCacatatgaaagaaaaaagctCTGGAAAGCAGAATAAGGTGAGTTTTATGGTGATGTTGCCTGTGTCAGGGGTGCTAGGGTGGAGTACTTAATTTTGTGAATTTTGTTGTAGGACCTCATGGACCAAGCATTTTCAATCTGCTATGATGTTGACAGCTGCCTGAACTTCATTGCACCTTCTTCTACTGACGTAAGGATTAATATATCTATGAGTGTATTGAACCTCTCAGAAAGAGGGCAAACTTAGGTAACAACTTTAGTCTAATCATCTGGGAGTTTTAAAATATCATATTAACTCAtatatactgtgtttctccaaaaataagacagggtcttatattatttttggagtgttgCTTATAATTTAAGGCTATTTCAAATACCCTGCAAAAtcaagctagggcttatttttgaggTGGAACTTTTCGGAGAAACAAGGCAGTCACCGCGTTGCAGTAACTACGCGCAGCCAGTACATGATGAACAAagctaactgcttctggcccATTCACTGCGTAGTGAGAGCTCCAAACAGCCGATCGTCGGGGGAGCTTGTTGTCAGCAACCTGACAAGCGTGGGGGAGCTGGTTGTCAGCAACCTGACAATCGTCGGTTGATGGTTCTTGGATAGTGTGTAGTCTTGGGATGTGACTCCTGTAATTTGCTAATCTTTCTCCACTCATTTTTCTGCAGTTTTGCTTGTGGCTTGACGGGTTGAATGCACTGTTGGGTCGAGAAATGCCCAGTGAGCGGACGCGTACAGATCTGGATCTGCTGCTAAACACAGAACTCAAGCTGCGTTTATTGGATCTAGAGAACGTACCAATCCCAGACCAACCTCCACCTATTCCCCCACGTCCAAAGAACTATGACTACTGCTACCAATTCACCTCTGCTGAGGCCTAAAGTGCCCCTATGAGACTCAGTGACCGAGTACAGATCATGCCACCACTTTGTAGCCTCATTTCACATTGCAGAAATGTAATCCACATCTGACATTAAGTATACGAATTGTGGCTATTCTGCCATGTGCGCCTCTTGTACAGTGTGGAACCTTAGAGCCTAGAACTATATGCAGGTATAGTATCCTATATATATTTGATACATCATGTTATCATCCCCaatatatataggatataatatatatatatatatatatatatatatatatatatagtatcctATATATATTGGGGATGGTAACATGATGTATCAAATACAAATGATACAACAATGTATGAGATAAGATAACTACAACAATAAAACCACTGAAAGGTGAAGTAAATAACATTACCCTGTGAGTTTTCTAACAGGTATATAGTACATTTCCCTATTTTACTCATTTATTAGTCCTTTATAGTAGTGAACACTTATCTGTAATGGGACTCGCTGCATCATAATTCATTGTGATGCAATTAGTTCCCGATGGCCAGGTCCTATTATACGGAGAGATTGTCTGCTGTGCCTCTTTACAGTAGTGTAATGTGTTTGGACGGCCCTGGGCCCCGGGCAGCCACCTAAACCGCCAACATTATAATTTGCCCCCGATAAGCTGCCAAATCAGAGCCATCCTAATAGAGTTAGCAATCAGACCAGCTTAGTGCTTTTAATTAATTATGATGCAGTGAGTCCCATCATAGATAAGTGTTTGGCCCTTCCTATGTGGTATAGTAGACCctagaacatgggtctccaaactgcggccctccaactgttgcaatactacatttcccattacattgccaaagctttagctgtctgggcatgatgggaattgtggtcttgcaacagctggagggacgcagtttggagacccatgccctagaATGTATGGGCTGCTAGTCATTGGTGCTCATTGTCTGGGCTTACCAGCAACACAAAATCAGCACCTGCCCTAGTGCTAACCCttagggttaggggttacagGTTAGCATTACTTACACTAAAACTCTTACAGCCTAACCCTACCCCCTGTTCCGAGTGCTAACCAGGAGTGCCTCACCACTGCAGCTGTCTTCTCTCATCTGCAGCAGGTTGTGGCCCTGCGCTCAGTCGTGGTCTGGGTCCTTCAGAGGCGCATTTgtcttctctctttctccctttGAGCAGTATAGATTTGGCCACTAGAGGGAGATCGTGCACCCTTCCCAGATTTAATGGCACATTGCCTTACTATATCTACTTCTTCATGTGGCTTAGAATTATATACAGAGGCTTTGAGCACATTATCCCTGCCTAGTGTTGAGGTCCTTTTGGTGGTGCAAAGGTGTCTGCACTGCAAAAGCATTtctgcacctgtatataccctgcctgGTGTTCATGTAACCTTGTGCAGGGGCGCATTGAGGGTACCATGGGCCGTGGGCTGTTCAGAAATTGTAGGCCCCCTGCTAACCACACCCTAACTAACCCTGCCAGCTATTCAGACCACCAAACAGGCCGTGAGGCAATAGGCTCTTTGTTCTGTCAGTGCGCCCTAGGACTGGATTCAGGAGGTGGCGCATCAGTAAGCAAAGGAGTTTCCGGTGCACTGGGGCTTATTGTGCATCTATCTCTTTTCTACCTCCTATCTTTCAcatccaggggctggctggcaaattttagcccggggggcaagtacacagcactggcccatgagtagcaggctggcagcccatccttaaaggaccactctggcctcttacctcttacctataacatcttcggtccttccagtcatttgtgaccaaatatcctactgtgccctgagaaatggtcagaactcactttcctgtataagtctatggggcggcttagtgatgacacagaacggtcccatagacagatgctaggaaagctgggtgacctctatcatactgagtacaagatgctggaaagctgggtgacctccatcatactgagtataagatgctgggaaagctgggtgacctccatgatactgagtataagatgctgtgaaagctgggtgacctccattatactgagtataggatggtgggaaagctgggtgacctctatcatactgagtataagatggtgggaaagctgggtgacctccatgatactgagtataagatgctgtgaaagctgggtgacctccattatactgagtataggatggtgggaaagctgggtgacctctatcatactgagtataagatgctggaaagctgggtgacctccatcatactgattataagatgctgggaaagctgggtgacctccatgatactaagtataagatgctgtgaaagctgggtgacctccattatactgagtataggatggtgggaaagctgggtaacctccatcatactgactacaagatactgggaaagctttgtgacctccatcatatttagtataagatgctgggaaagctgggtgacctccatcctactgagtataagatggtggaaaagctggtgacccccataatactgtgtacaagatgctggaaagctgggtgacctccatcatactaagtataagatggtggaaaagctggtgacccccataaaactgtgtacaagatg is a genomic window of Dendropsophus ebraccatus isolate aDenEbr1 chromosome 4, aDenEbr1.pat, whole genome shotgun sequence containing:
- the ELMO3 gene encoding engulfment and cell motility protein 3 isoform X2 produces the protein MHVVKEQISRTLGHAPTSLDFFRTKISSLNYSEILRRRQEERLIQDEALSPPVMELRKQLQPELLSLIKQQRLHYLCEGTKFRKISSRRRQDKLWFCRLSPNHKVLHFGDLEDNIDNPPIEMLAQKISVADIKYVLTGKDCPHMKEKSSGKQNKDLMDQAFSICYDVDSCLNFIAPSSTDFCLWLDGLNALLGREMPSERTRTDLDLLLNTELKLRLLDLENVPIPDQPPPIPPRPKNYDYCYQFTSAEA